In Poecile atricapillus isolate bPoeAtr1 chromosome 22, bPoeAtr1.hap1, whole genome shotgun sequence, a genomic segment contains:
- the MFN2 gene encoding mitofusin-2: MSLLFTRSNPIVAVKKDKRHMAEVNASPLKHFVTAKKKINGIFEQLAAYINESSSFLEETHKNAELDPVTTEEQVLEVKGYLSKVSGISEVLARRHMKVAFFGRTSNGKSTVINAMLWDKVLPSGIGHTTNCFLRVEGTDGHEAFLLTEGSEEKKSVKTVNQLAHALHQDEHLNAGSLVSVMWPNSKCSLLKDDLVLMDSPGIDVTTELDSWIDKFCLDADVFVLVANSESTLMQTEKQFFHKVNERLSRPNIFILNNRWDASASEPEYMEEVRRQHMERCTSFLVDELGVVDRAQAGDRIFFVSAKEVLNARIQRAQGMPEGGGALADGFQVRMLEFQSFERRFEECISQSAVKTKFEQHTVRAKQIAEDVRLIMDSVHVAAQEQRVYCLEMREERQDRLGFIDKQLELLTQDYKRKIKQITEEVERQVSNAMAEEIRRLSVLVDEYQADFHPSQVVLKVYKSELHKHIEEGLGRNMSDRCSSAITTSLQTMQQEMIDGLKPLLPVSVRGQMDMLIPRQCFMLSYDLNCDKLCADFQEDIEFHFSLGWTMLVNRFLGPKNGRRALMGYNDQVQRPLTPANPSLPPLPQGSMTQEELMVSMVTGLASLTSRTSMGIIVVGGVVWKAVGWRLIALSFGLYGLLYVYERLTWTTKAKERAFKRQFVEYAGEKLQLIVSYTGSNCSHQVQQELAGTFAHLCQQVDVTRENLEQEISAMNKKIEVLDSLQSKAKLLRNKAGWLDSELNMFTHQYLQQSR; this comes from the exons ATGTCCCTGCTGTTTACTCGTTCCAACCCAATAGTTGCAGTGAAGAAGGATAAAAGACACATGGCTGAGGTAAATGCTTCTCCACTTAAACATTTTGTCactgcaaagaagaaaatcaatgGTATCTTTGAACAGTTGGCTGCATACATCAATGAGAGCTCCTCATTCCTAGAAG AAACACACAAGAATGCAGAGCTTGATCCTGTCACCACAGAAGAGCAGGTACTGGAAGTCAAAGGCTACCTGTCAAAAGTCAGTGGTATTAGTGAAGTGTTGGCAAGACGGCATATGAAAGTTGCTTTTTTTGGGAG GACAAGCAATGGGAAGAGCACTGTGATAAATGCCATGCTGTGGGACAAAGTTCTTCCTTCAGGAATTGGACACACCACCAATTGCTTCTTGCGTGTGGAAGGGACAGATGGACACGAGGCTTTCCTGCTGACAGAAGGctcagaggaaaagaagagTGTTAAG ACAGTAAACCAGCTGGCTCATGCTCTTCATCAAGATGAACATCTGAATGCTGGCAGCCTAGTCAGTGTAATGTGGCCCAATTCCAAATGTTCTCTCTTAAAGGACGACCTGGTGCTGATGGACAG CCCTGGCATTGATGTAACCACAGAGCTGGACAGCTGGATTGACAAATTCTGTCTTGATGCTGATGTATTTGTCCTGGTGGCAAATTCTGAATCAACGTTGATGCAAACT GAGAAGCAGTTCTTTCACAAGGTGAATGAACGTCTCTCTCGAcccaatatatttattttaaataaccGTTGGGATGCATCTGCCTCTGAACCAGAATATATGGAAGAG GTGCGCCGGCAGCACATGGAGCGCTGCACCAGTTTCCTGGTGGATGAGCTGGGTGTGGTGGATCGAGCCCAGGCAGGGGATCGGATTTTCTTTGTGTCTGCAAAAGAAGTGCTGAATGCCAGGATTCAGAGGGCTCAAGGGATGCCAGAAGGAG GTGGAGCATTGGCAGACGGATTTCAAGTAAGAATGCTTGAATTTCAAAGCTTCGAGAGAAGGTTTGAG GAATGTATCTCACAGTcagcagtaaaaacaaaatttgaGCAGCATACGGTGAGAGCGAAGCAGATTGCGGAAGATGTTCGCCTCATCATGGACTCTGTGCATGTTGCTGCCCAGGAACAGCG AGTTTACTGTCTGGAAATGCGAGAGGAACGTCAGGATCGCCTAGGTTTTATTGACAAACAGCTGGAGCTCCTTACTCAAGACTACAAGCGGAAAATCAAACAAATCACTGAAGAGGTGGAAAGGCAG GTGTCAAATGCAATGGCAGAAGAAATCAGACGGCTTTCAGTGTTGGTAGATGAATACCAAGCAGACTTCCATCCATCTCAAGTAGTTCTTAAAGTCTACAAGAGT gagctgcaTAAACACATAGAGGAGGGCCTGGGCCGTAACATGTCAGATCGTTGCTCCAGTGCTATCACAACTTCCCTGCAGACAATGCAGCAAGAAATGATAG ATGGTTTAAAACCCCTCCTCCCAGTCTCTGTGCGGGGCCAGATGGATATGTTAATTCCTCGGCAGTGCTTCATGCTCAGCTATGATCTGAACTGTGACAAGCTTTGTGCTGACTTCCAGGAGGATATAGAATTCCATTTCTCTCTTGGATGGACGATGCTGGTGAACAGATTTTTGGGACCAAAGAATGGTCGTCGGGCCTTGATGGGCTATAATGACCAG GTTCAGCGCCCTTTAACACCAGCAAATCCCAGTCTGCCTCCTTTGCCTCAGGGTTCTATGACCCAGGAAGAACTCATGGTGTCCATGGTCACTGGACTGGCCTCTTTGACTTCCCGAACTTCCATGGGGATCATTGTGGTTGGTGGTGTG gTCTGGAAGGCCGTGGGTTGGAGATTGATTGCTCTCTCTTTTGGCCTTTATGGGCTGCTCTATGTGTATGAGCGCCTCACCTGGACCACCAAAGCCAAGGAGAGAGCTTTCAAGAGGCAGTTTGTGGAGTATGCTGGGGAGAAACTGCAGCTCATCGTCAGCTACACGGGCTCAAACTGCAGCCACCAAGTCCAGCA AGAGCTTGCTGGAACATTTGCTCATTTGTGTCAGCAAGTGGATGTCACACGGGAGAATCTTGAGCAAGAAATTTCTGCcatgaataaaaaaattgaagtttTGGATTCACTGCAGAGCAAAGCAAAACTGCTCAG GAACAAAGCAGGTTGGCTTGACAGCGAGCTCAACATGTTCACACATCAGTACCTGCAGCAAAGCAGATAG